A single Vulcanisaeta distributa DSM 14429 DNA region contains:
- the tes gene encoding tetraether lipid synthase Tes: MVQVVTAKTELIEAQKPRKPLVDLSRFKLPRHYRNALENERLQQMWKRQFGLPDHVRVIKVSVSVCPVCSRQIPMVVYEEDGAIWLKKTCPEHGTFRDLYWGDAELYYYFLQWDAPEYIGKGTANPNTDLNYYLAAGSCPQGCGLCPVHKTNTVLAIIDVTNRCNMKCPVCFANAYAAGYVYEPTLEQIEYMLRTFRAQKPWAPNAIQFSGGEPTLRNDLPEIIRMAKALGFDHIEVNTNGIRLANDIDYYKKLLDAGMSTIYLQFDTIDPNNQGVWRHRLYDPRAYAAVKKKVIENARKLGHRSVVLVVTMAKNYNDKDIGKIIDFAVENRDVVRWVNIQPVAFAGRAREYSPEEIRQFRITIPDVINEIEAQTGGKISKWDWRPVNWPVALGKLVEAITGNPKPIFGNNPVCGASTFIYYDEDTKDILPITKVVDVDGFEKTVWDLHSKAVKGGIWRGIATVETLKLLRYVKHKGFRNILANFLIKKDYEALGQVMFNVIGLGIMHFMDVFNFDVQRVQRCDIHYATPDGRIIPFCTMNNFHRDKIEHSFKMDVKDWLKIKLAKNTAVYI, from the coding sequence ATGGTTCAGGTAGTGACGGCTAAGACGGAATTGATTGAGGCACAAAAACCGAGAAAGCCCCTCGTGGACTTAAGCAGGTTCAAACTACCTAGGCACTACAGGAATGCGCTGGAGAATGAGAGGCTACAGCAGATGTGGAAGAGACAATTTGGTTTGCCGGACCACGTTAGGGTCATCAAGGTCTCAGTATCGGTATGCCCAGTCTGTAGTAGGCAAATACCGATGGTTGTTTATGAGGAGGATGGGGCAATATGGCTGAAGAAGACTTGCCCAGAGCATGGAACGTTCAGGGACCTATACTGGGGCGATGCCGAGCTCTACTACTACTTCCTCCAGTGGGATGCCCCTGAGTATATCGGTAAGGGCACGGCAAACCCAAACACAGACCTCAACTACTACCTGGCGGCGGGTAGTTGCCCACAGGGTTGTGGCTTGTGCCCAGTCCACAAGACGAATACTGTGCTGGCAATAATTGACGTAACGAATAGGTGCAACATGAAGTGCCCAGTATGCTTTGCAAACGCCTACGCGGCCGGCTACGTATACGAACCAACGCTTGAGCAGATTGAGTACATGCTCAGGACGTTTAGGGCTCAGAAGCCCTGGGCGCCAAATGCCATTCAATTTAGTGGTGGTGAGCCGACGTTAAGGAATGACCTGCCAGAGATCATTAGGATGGCTAAAGCACTCGGTTTTGATCATATAGAGGTTAACACTAATGGTATAAGGCTTGCGAACGACATTGACTATTATAAGAAGCTCCTGGACGCTGGTATGTCGACGATTTATCTACAATTTGATACAATAGATCCGAATAACCAGGGTGTATGGAGGCATAGGCTTTATGACCCGAGGGCATACGCAGCCGTTAAGAAGAAGGTTATTGAGAATGCAAGGAAGCTCGGTCATAGATCCGTGGTCTTGGTGGTCACTATGGCCAAGAACTATAATGATAAGGATATTGGTAAGATAATTGATTTCGCGGTTGAGAATAGGGATGTGGTTAGGTGGGTTAATATACAGCCCGTGGCCTTCGCGGGCAGGGCTAGGGAGTATAGTCCCGAGGAGATTAGGCAGTTCAGGATAACAATACCCGACGTAATAAATGAGATTGAGGCTCAGACAGGCGGTAAGATAAGTAAGTGGGATTGGAGACCGGTTAATTGGCCTGTGGCGCTTGGGAAGTTGGTTGAGGCAATAACGGGCAATCCAAAGCCAATATTTGGTAATAACCCTGTGTGCGGCGCATCAACATTTATTTACTACGATGAGGATACAAAGGATATACTCCCAATAACCAAGGTTGTTGATGTTGATGGTTTTGAGAAGACCGTTTGGGACCTACACAGCAAGGCCGTCAAGGGTGGCATCTGGAGAGGGATAGCTACGGTGGAAACACTGAAGTTGCTTAGGTATGTTAAGCATAAGGGCTTTAGGAACATACTTGCGAACTTCCTGATTAAGAAGGACTATGAAGCACTGGGCCAGGTCATGTTTAATGTGATTGGCCTTGGGATAATGCACTTTATGGACGTGTTCAACTTCGACGTCCAGAGGGTTCAGAGGTGTGACATACACTACGCAACACCCGATGGTAGGATAATACCCTTCTGCACAATGAATAACTTCCACAGGGATAAGATTGAGCATAGCTTTAAGATGGATGTCAAGGACTGGCTGAAGATAAAGCTTGCAAAGAATACGGCAGTTTACATCTAA